The following are encoded in a window of Bradyrhizobium guangdongense genomic DNA:
- a CDS encoding winged helix-turn-helix transcriptional regulator, producing the protein MKWKELEEEPCSMARTIAVIGDRWTLLILRECFLRTRRFEGFQSALGITRHLLAERLKKLVRQGILRRIPYQDSPRRHEYILTQKGLDLYPIMMAIVHWGDIHMGDERGRPLLHQHRKCGKDFDPVMVCSECGEPLSAKEVHTHPGPGARGTQAHAASKTKARSRAA; encoded by the coding sequence ATGAAGTGGAAAGAACTCGAGGAAGAGCCTTGTTCGATGGCCCGGACCATCGCCGTGATCGGCGATCGCTGGACGCTTCTGATCTTGCGTGAGTGCTTCCTGCGTACCCGCCGGTTCGAGGGCTTCCAGTCGGCACTCGGAATCACCCGCCACCTGCTGGCCGAACGGCTGAAGAAGCTGGTGCGGCAGGGAATCTTGCGGCGGATTCCCTACCAGGACTCGCCCAGGCGCCACGAATACATCCTGACCCAAAAGGGGCTGGATCTATATCCGATCATGATGGCGATCGTGCATTGGGGCGATATCCACATGGGCGACGAGCGCGGCAGGCCGCTGCTGCACCAGCATCGCAAATGCGGCAAGGACTTCGATCCGGTGATGGTGTGCTCGGAGTGCGGCGAGCCGCTGTCGGCCAAGGAGGTTCACACGCATCCGGGCCCGGGCGCCCGCGGCACTCAGGCGCACGCGGCCTCAAAGACCAAGGCACGCTCTCGCGCCGCTTGA
- the cpdR gene encoding cell cycle two-component system response regulator CpdR: MAKILLAEDDNDMRRFLVKALENAGFQVSSHDNGMAAYQRLREEPFEMLLTDIVMPEMDGIELARRASELDPDIKIMFITGFAAVALNSDSDAPKNAKVLSKPVHLRELVSEVNKMLAA, from the coding sequence ATGGCAAAAATCCTGCTCGCCGAAGACGACAACGACATGCGCCGTTTCCTGGTCAAGGCGCTGGAAAACGCCGGTTTTCAGGTCTCGTCCCATGACAACGGCATGGCCGCCTATCAGCGCCTCCGGGAAGAGCCGTTCGAGATGCTGCTGACCGACATCGTGATGCCGGAGATGGACGGCATCGAGCTCGCCCGCCGGGCCTCGGAACTCGATCCTGATATCAAGATCATGTTCATCACCGGCTTCGCCGCGGTCGCCCTGAATTCGGATTCGGACGCCCCCAAGAACGCCAAGGTGCTGTCGAAGCCCGTTCACCTGCGCGAATTGGTGAGCGAAGTGAACAAGATGCTGGCGGCCTAA